In one Dama dama isolate Ldn47 chromosome 5, ASM3311817v1, whole genome shotgun sequence genomic region, the following are encoded:
- the LOC133056778 gene encoding sorting nexin-2-like: MGRAKMAAEREPPPLGDGKPTDFEELEDGEDLFTSTVSTLESSPSSPDPASFLAEDISTNSNGPKPTEVVLDDDREDLFAEATEEVSLDSPEREPILSSEPSPAVTPVTPTTLIAPGVESKSMSAPVIFDRSRDEIEEEANGDVFDIEIGVSDPEKVGDGMNAYMAYRVTTKTSLSMFSKSEFSVKRRFSDFLGLHSKLASKYLHVGYIVPPPPEKSIVGMTKVKVGKEDSSSTEFVEKWRAALERYLQRTVKHPTLLQDPDLRQFLESSELPRAVNTQALSGAGILRMVNKAADAVNKMTIKMNESDAWFEEKQQQFENLDQQLRKLHASVEALVCHRKELSANTAAFAKSAAMLGNSEDHTALSRALSQLAEVEEKIDQLHQEQAFADFYMFSELLSDYIRLIAAVKGVSDHRVKCWQKWEDAQITLLKKRETEAKMMVANKPDKIQQAKNEIREWEAKVQQGERDFEQISKTIRKEVGRFEKERVKDFKTVIIKYLESLVQTQQQLINNSIPT; this comes from the coding sequence atggGGCGAGCGAAGATGGCGGCCGAGAGGGAGCCTCCTCCGCTAGGGGACGGGAAACCCACCGACTTTGAAGAGCTGGAGGACGGAGAGGACCTGTTCACCAGCACTGTCTCCACCCTAGAGTCAAGTCCATCATCTCCGGATCCAGCTAGCTTTCTTGCAGAAGATATTAGTACGAACTCCAATGGTCCAAAGCCCACAGAAGTTGTGCTAGATGATGACAGAGAAGATCTTTTTGCAGAAGCTACAGAAGAAGTTTCTCTGGACAGTCCAGAAAGGGAACCTATACTCTCCTCAGAACCTTCTCCTGCAGTCACACCTGTGACCCCCACAACACTCATTGCTCCCGGAGTTGAATCAAAGAGTATGTCTGCTCCTGTGATCTTTGATAGATCCAGGGATGAGATTGAAGAAGAAGCAAATGGAGATGTTTTTGATATAGAAATTGGTGTATCAGATCCAGAGAAAGTTGGTGATGGCATGAATGCTTACATGGCTTATAGAGTAACGACAAAGACTTCTCTTTCCATGTTCAGTAAAAGTGAATTTTCAGTTAAAAGAAGATTTAGTGACTTTCTCGGTTTGCATAGCAAGTTAGCAAGCAAGTATTTACACGTTGGTTATATTGTGCCACCACCACCAGAAAAGAGTATAGTAGGCATGACCAAGGTCAAGGTGGGTAAAGAAGATTCATCATCCACAGAATTTGTAGAAAAATGGAGAGCAGCTCTTGAAAGGTATCTTCAAAGAACAGTAAAGCATCCAACTTTACTACAGGATCCTGATTTAAGGCAGTTCTTAGAAAGTTCGGAGCTGCCTAGAGCAGTTAATACACAGGCTCTGAGTGGAGCAGGAATATTGAGGATGGTGAACAAGGCTGCCGATGCTGTCAACAAAATGACAATCAAGATGAATGAATCGGATGCATGGTTTGAAGAAAAGCAGCAGCAATTTGAAAATCTGGATCAGCAACTTAGGAAACTTCATGCCAGTGTTGAAGCCTTGGTCTGTCATAGAAAAGAACTTTCAGCCAACACAGCTGCCTTTGCTAAAAGTGCTGCCATGTTAGGTAATTCTGAAGATCATACTGCTCTATCTAGAGCTTTGTCTCAGCTTGCAGAGGTTGAGGAGAAGATAGACCAGTTACATCAAGAACAAGCTTTTGctgatttttatatgttttcagaACTACTTAGTGACTACATTCGTCTTATTGCTGCAGTGAAAGGTGTGTCTGACCATCGAGTGAAATGCTGGCAGAAATGGGAAGATGCCCAAATTACTTTGCTCAAAAAACGTGAAACTGAAGCAAAAATGATGGTTGCTAACAAACCAGATAAAATACAGCAAgctaaaaatgaaataagagagTGGGAGGCAAAAGTACAACAAGGAGAAAGAGATTTTGAACAGATCTctaaaacaattagaaaagaaGTGGGAAGATTTGAGAAAGAACGAGTGAAAGATTTTAAAACTGTTATTATCAAGTACTTAGAATCATTAGTACAAACACAACAACAGCTGATAAACAACAGCATTCCTACCTGA